CAGCCCCTTAGAGCTGAAAATTGTAAGCTATAGAACGAATACGTTGGTTAATTTTGGCAGGTTTTACTTTTGATGGTCTCACCTTTGGATGGAATTTGGCTTTTCTCGTTGTCATCTAGGTTAAGGGAAAAGTCGAACGCTTTTTATGTAGTGAATACTATTCGCTTCGAGAGGTAGAAAATTGAGGTTATTTTAGATTTCTCACTTCATATCATGGAGCGTGCTATTGAGGCCTTCTTGCCTGTGTTGCATGGTTATAATCTTAtcatttcaaacaaaaatgTAGAGTATTCCCGGAATGTCACAAGTTTGTTAGTCATAACCCTGCGCCCCCCCCAAATAAGATGTGAAATCTAAATATAAACTAGTTATGGGTAGTTGATTTTTCATGTTTTCTTTTAGATTGTATGACAAAAATCTGTGCTTTTAGTTGATTGGTGAAAAGTTATTCTTGGAGGTTATACACGAATATTAACTGGTATATTGCTGActagtggtttttttttaataataatcaGATATTGGTTCTTATAGTTTGGTTATATTTGACTACTGCAGTTTCTTATAAACCACTATGCACAAGTTACAAGctgtatgaaaattttgaatttaggtTCTGGACCTGTTTCCATATTTTCAAACTCTAATTGAAGTGCAGGACGGTTTGTGGCAACTGCTGATGTTAGTAAATTACTTTGCCATATGAAATAAACTACGCATTCATCTGTTGCAATGCAAATGGTTTGCTATGCAAACTCAACTCTCAGCCTGTAAATGGAGACCTAAGTATTATTTCCTTGACATCACTGATTCTGAACTGAGACTCCATTTAGCTGCATGGGCGGGGCAAACTGAGGTGGTGAGTTATCTATGCAAGCACAAGGCCGATGTGGGAGCAGCTGCGATGGATGATACAGGAGCAATACACTTCGCCTCACAAAAGGGCCATACGGAAGTAGTTCGTGTGTTGTTATCAGCTGGGGTCTCTATTAAAGCTGGTAATAGGAAAGGTATGACCCCGCTACACTACGCTGCTCAGGGATCACATCTCGAGTTGGTCAAATATCTCGTGAGGAAAGGTGCGGATATCAAGTCGAAGACGAAGGGCGGACAAACTCCTCTTAATCTTGCAGAAAATGAGGAAGTCTGCGCTTTCCTGAAAGAATGCGAGCAGTCTTTGAAAAAAGGCAGTGAGTTGAATCCTAGCAAGAAAGCTGATGAATCTGTTTCAGAATCATCTGGAAAAGATAATGAAGCTGGAGAGAAGAAAGCTGCTGCAATGGAGAAGAGGAAAGGTGAAGAGATTAACGAAGAGAGCTTTTTGGAACCAAAGAAGGCCAAAGTCTCTCTCGAGCACCTGATTAATGAAAATGATGAGCAGGATGCAGAAGAGTAATAGTTCTGATTAATTTTGGCAGAATTCACTTATACTTAGAAGAGGTTATTTTAATTCGCTTTCTGAAGTTTGGCCGGTAGAGCAGGACAGAGTTTAATTCTTGTACAAGTGCAGATGTGAAGATGattacttcctcttcttccgtGTAAATTGAGTTACAGAAATCAGTATGGAGTTTAGCATGTCATCATTAACTCTCCAGTTTATCCGTGGATGAAATTCATAAGAGTCAATTTGAGAAGTCTGAATCTCTCTTTGATAGAGGAGGATTCAAATCTGCCTTCAAGAGCATTTTTCAAACCCTCCTCTTAGTctgtaatatatatgtataatagtaCGAACTAATCGTTGGCATGAAGAGTGCATGGTAATGGCTAATTAGATCATTTGAGTTGCTTCGTGCCATGGTAATGGCCAGTTAGATCATTTGATTTGTTCAGATTTTCAACTCTCTCATCTTCCTTGTGCTTGCATAGGTATGACGATTGTTAGGCTGACATCTGGGAGGTCTTGTACAAGTGGAGCATACTGCAACTTATAGAGAGATTTTCAGGCATGCAAAAGTTTGGATTTGCAGTGCGAATTAAGTGCGCTATGCAGAAGGACGAGCGTTCTCTGTTCCGTGGTTTAGTCATAGCTCTCTAGACAATGGAGAAGCCATTCTTGCTTAGTTGCACGGTTTCCTTCAGAAGGTTTCTTCAGCGCTCGTCTTAATGTAAGCAACAGAATTCCAAACTTTAACCTCACAGCAACCACAGACAGATAACGGAAGCAAACCAAGAGAGCTctacaaataaatttagatgaaaAATATAAGCTAATGGTAGCAAAAAAGATACCACATCACTGCAATTACAGAGACGTGGTGATAAATCACCGTGGTATCCTACCTTCTACTTCTCCTATCAAAAATaacaccaaaaaaataaatgaataaaaaaaaactcaacatTATTCAATGCCTAAATCTAGGACATGAATCATCTCAAAATTCATTGGAGAATGAAATTTCGGGGGGCACGAGAGCGGGCCTCATGAGTCATGAACTCCTCTTCATCCTTGGGGGCGTGGATTGTGACAAGATCAGGCAATGGAGTCTTGGGGCCCTGCTTCCCTTTCGGCTCCCAATCTAGCATGATCTTCACCTTTATGCCAAGAACTCCCTGGGGGAATTTAgttgataaaaagaaaaaagaaaaaagaaaaacctctTAACAGAATAATAAGTGAAAGAATATAATATCCAAACATACGACCTAGTTGCAGGAATTCAAGAGATTTCAATCAAAATTACACTGCAATAAATTTTCACAACAAATTATACAGAGAAATTCTAGATAATTTTAAGAAATGGATACTCTTCCAAATATTAGTGGAGAATATAACAAACATGCACTATGCAGAATCCAACATATACACCCCTCATACTGACCTAACATTAGTTGTATTATTATTCAAAACAGTAAAGCATCCAAATCATATAAACTACATGTAGATAACCTCAAAGAGGCATCTTAAATGACGAGAAACATGCCATTCAGCTATATGCTAAACAGCTAAGTGCTATATAGGCAGCAGGACCACCAAAAATTACCAAAGTTAAGAAAAGTCCTTATCAATATGTTTAAGAGCATTATTTGCACGTGCCCCTCTAAGAAAAGTGAAGAAATACTAAAAAACTTAGACAACTGACCTGCCTAAGCAGAACATGCCTCACAGCTGAATCAATGTATTCCTCAACTGGCTGTCCAGAGGAGATCATGTAGCCGTCCTTGAATTTCATGGACTTAGCACGCTGAGCCCTAAGCTTTCCACTCACTATAACCTGATTAAATTCCAAGTGATCAGTTAGGAATTGTGATGTCTCCAGTTCTGGAGAATTTAACAGAAAGCCTATTACAAAACTTGATGTTGTAAAGAGATGATAAAATCACTCAAGActagactctttttttttttacactaacCTCACAACCTTTAGCCCTGCTTTCCATGACAAATCGGAGTACACCATAGCAGCCCTGTTAAGATAGCAACTATGACACATCAAAGAAAAGAACATGTTCGTCTAAAAAGGAACAACATCCAGAAGTCAGAGCTGTAAGAACAAGGAAAATATTGTATAGCTAGTACTAATTTCTCCTTGGCTCTTGGTCCAGCTTGCAATTCTAGGTAATGTTGAAACAAAGACTAATTTAAAAGTTTTGCGACAAATTAGATAACTAATCCAACACATGTAACCTAACATTTTCAAAACTAAATGTGCTCATATTCATAAAAAACACTTTATATGCTTCTAAATTGAAGGAAACCACAAAACATGAATCAGCACTTATGACTAACgaatatatttttagagttgCATACCTAGAAAAGCAcgtctaaaagtttaaacttctTGGATATAATCAACATTACAGTCCAATACAAATCAATAAACATTCAAAGCTCAGATTTACCAGCACAAGAAATCAGGTCGACATTTGAAGAGAAAGTTAAAACACATAGCAGTAGCGAGAAGGAAGCGGGAATACAAACTAATACTAGAACATTTATAATCTGTAAATGGAAAAGTAGGGGGGGAGGTCCTTTTTAAATTACCTTCGAACTGCAAGGCATCCGAGAAGCTTGTACCTCAGAGACTCCGCTTGAGCAGTGGCGCAGAGCCCTTGAATCACTTCTGGACCACGGACGTCAATTCCCTTATCCTCCTACCTTTCTCGCCTCAAGGAAATCAAAATATAAGAGGCATAAAGAGTGAAGGAATTCTCTTCCTTTTCTGCAACTGACTCgatccgctagcaacaataacttatTAGGcctaaaccaccggcccaaaatacttaaacataattattattactaccgTGTAGGTCTTATATATACTGATCGGATTCAGTATCGCAaacgatgtgggactattagggttACATTTTCCATTGATAAAACTGCACTCTTTTGAAACATAAGTGTATATaacagagaaaaaaacaaaccaaatgttaacaaataaaaaatttgtttacAATTATATAAAACCCTTTTTCTCAGTGAGAAAAGACTTTACAGCCCCACCGTACCAATTACATAATCTAAAATCTACACGCACCGATTAGAATTCTTTCTTTGctatgtaaataataataaaacggATCAACAGAGTTCAATGTCCAAATGCGACCGAACAAACAAggtctctttcttttcctaaaTAACGCGCAGACCGGATCAGAGAGGAGATATAGGAGCTTAGCAAGAACGTTCTGAGTCCTCGTGGCGCGGATAATGATCTCGGCCCTCATTGGCGTGACCCGGAGCTCAGCGCCGGAGTACCCGTCCTCGGCGAGCTCCCTCGTGAGAACCTCGTTGAGCTCCGCAAAGAACACGCCATCGGCGACGAACTAAAGATCCAACAACAACGACAGAAGAGGCAAAAGCTAAGACGAAAATCCAAAGAAAGTAGAGGAGAACGAGGATCCCCGGAGATCTAAAGAGAAGAAGGGagagattagggttagggtttttgttcttcttcttgctCCTCTGGATCCCCATTAGGGCTAGGCCATGCGGCGGCAATGGCGGGCGGTAGGAGCCTTCGGACAGAAGCGTCGAGGCGAACTATAAAACCCCAGGCCTGAGGAGGAAGATAACAGGGATGAGGGTGTTTAGGTCATTTCATATGTTTTGTTGAATCGGATTGATTTAAAAGAGTCGGATCCTGATCGGATCTACTTTGACCCGAAACGAGTCAGATCAATATTGGGCCGAGTGATGGTATTCGGCCCAGTTTTGTGCGCCAGGCCCAGTAGCAAATTAATTGAGTAACGGACCTAACGGTTCTCTCCGGtggggatgtcaacgggtcggatttggatcagatttttaaaaatccgaatttgaatccgaaaattaaattaaaaattcaaattcggaCCCAAATCctgcggattttaaaaatccataccgttgGATAAAgatctaaagaataaaaaattactaaatattttatatattatataaataaatataaataaattatatatatacataatttattcgggtttgaattcggattcaggtcgggttcgagttcgggtcaagtaaatataaaatccatatccgtattCATATctgtcggatttttattttttatatccataatCGAATCCGTTTATCTCGATAAACTCGTccattcaaattcgaattcggataatatttttCGGATGTTCATACTCATTGACAGCCCTACAAGTCTCGGGTGGCCGTTTAACGTCGTTAAGACGACCTCTGAGACGAGGCCACGACCGGTCCAATCTCCAAACGGCCGAATTTTGTCGCCGAGGGGATTACTATTTGGCCCCAAAAATATCCCCAGGGGTAAAAAGCCTTCGAGCGTTCGTTTTCAAACACGCCCTTCCCCTTTTCCTCTACGGCTCtacccttctttctcttccacTACCACAACAATCGCACCGGTCCTGTTCTCGGAAATGGTGGATTTGGATCGAGATATCGCCATGGATGTCGTGTAGGAGCTCCAATTCATGGATCCCTCGGCGCCCCcgaagggaggaggaggaggaggtgaccGAGTAGGAGAAGAAGAGGTTAAGAGTGAGAGGAACAGAGCTTCGGGTGTGTTGATTCGTTGTTGTCTTAGCATCGCCTTCTCCATTGTTGCCTCCTTCGTGTTCTCCTTCTTGCTCGGGCTCGCGGCGTTGGCGATCGGGAATCTCTCGGCCTCCACCGCGGTCTCAGTCTCATCAACCTGCAGAATCGTCTCTAGCAGTGAGTAGTTTGTGTTCAATCATGTACTTAGGGTTTG
This genomic window from Ananas comosus cultivar F153 linkage group 3, ASM154086v1, whole genome shotgun sequence contains:
- the LOC109707380 gene encoding tankyrase-1, which translates into the protein MGNPSRRGSARGGGAGESEIHAAARSGDLRTVESICNSNPLAINSRDRHSRTPLHLAAWAGQTEVVSYLCKHKADVGAAAMDDTGAIHFASQKGHTEVVRVLLSAGVSIKAGNRKGMTPLHYAAQGSHLELVKYLVRKGADIKSKTKGGQTPLNLAENEEVCAFLKECEQSLKKGSELNPSKKADESVSESSGKDNEAGEKKAAAMEKRKGEEINEESFLEPKKAKVSLEHLINENDEQDAEE
- the LOC109707382 gene encoding 40S ribosomal protein S3-2-like isoform X2, with protein sequence MESRAKGCEVIVSGKLRAQRAKSMKFKDGYMISSGQPVEEYIDSAVRHVLLRQGVLGIKVKIMLDWEPKGKQGPKTPLPDLVTIHAPKDEEEFMTHEARSRAPRNFILQ
- the LOC109707382 gene encoding 40S ribosomal protein S3-2-like isoform X1, with amino-acid sequence MPCSSKGCYGVLRFVMESRAKGCEVIVSGKLRAQRAKSMKFKDGYMISSGQPVEEYIDSAVRHVLLRQGVLGIKVKIMLDWEPKGKQGPKTPLPDLVTIHAPKDEEEFMTHEARSRAPRNFILQ